aaaaaaataatagttttggtgtaattttaacattattaatttataaaggttttaCTGTATagtatatatgtgtatgtgCGTTCTTTTCAGAATACATATTTTGTATGATgttccataaataaaacatttatagtGACGCCTCACGATTGGTTATAGTCAATGGAGTTATTCATTTCATATTCTATTTAACCACTTAGTACCCTAACATCTTACAAATTTCTATTGATCTATGAAAAGCTACCTTTTAATATCATAACCTTAAAATCAACTACTAGCAATCTTAAACATAGTTCTTAAACATTTTGACCGCAGTacaatttttcatcaaaattttattgGGTATTGATTAGAGTATCTAATCCGGAGGTTGAATGGAGTAAAGGGCTTTGGTTCAAGTTTGCTACtccataattttcttttatcgCTTAAACATTTTGACGCAGTACAATTTTTCGTCAAATcttattcaacttccaggtATTATTACAGGCCATCACTTTCGtaccaataaataaatgaataataaaaaatgatatcCTGGtacatcctactatataaaaggagctAAATCATTGCTTCCTAAGCCTATCCACATGTGCACAAATATTCAGGACCAATCAATATGCCAGGTCATCACGAAATAGgcttcaattaaaaaaaattcaataatttgCAGCCCATTAGACCCATCTCCTATCCCACTCCCGAGCCACTCTCTCATAAGCATAATCCCGTGTTTTAAACATCccgtgttaaattttttaaaacactcatatcatagaaatagtttataaaatatatttatatataaatgttttttcttgaataatatttaattataatttattgtatctttttaacttttataataaaatattgttttcagatagcaacaatatatatataagaattatcttatttttaaatttttttataattttattatattattttagaatcaaatatttaatattaatataacatataaattttatatgattaaaataaaattcgtttttaattatatataaaattcattaaggatattgttttaattaacacattagcgaatcagttagaaattaataataaatcaataacctatctaaaactctaaaacctaataaaatatgacaaataagaaaaactaactaaattttaacataaaatagaaatttaatattattaaaataaaattcatttttaatatatatatataatattaattaagggtattttttaaattaataaatttgtgacttagctaaaaataaataataaatcaataatttagctaaaatctaataaaaacatgacaaataagcaaatttactaaaattatggataatataaaatatgattgattctttaatacaaaattaaaataagagttttgttaaataaaacataagtttgCTATatcagtgttacaaaaaaaacaatcattaatAGTATCGTAGGAATTATGTCTTTCCCATTAGCGAATAAAATTGAAGGAGAGTGTTGGAGGATAACTCAACGTATAGACGAGATTATGGAGATTGATATGGGAGTTGAGGTAACGGACACAACTGTTCCTCCGTAAAGAAACGCTTCTGCTAGACATCCTGGATAAATGAAAGAGACATATCTCGACTTGGCTTTGTGTTAATGGATAGTGACTTTCTAATGCTGTTTGGAGCAAGGACCGATATACAGACACCAAATCACCACTGCAAGCGGAAGCTGAAGGTTTACTATGGGCAATGCAAGTGATACTAAAGTTTGGACACAGAGAGATGGTCTTTCAATCGACTGTGAACAACTGGTTATACTCATTCAAAAAAAGGAAGATTAGCCTGTGTTGGACTCGGAGCTCGACGAAATACAGGCTGTATCCAAAGAATTTTCTGAACTTTTTATTGCTTATATTcctagatctttaaaattccgtaCGAATAGCCTAGCAAAAGGTGTCTGATCACGTGCATCTCGATCAGCTTTTGTAAACCCTTTTGCACCAAGTTAGCTAGCCCCACAAGCTAGCATGAGGGTgccaaaaaagagaataaagttgaaagtgaaactaaatatctcaatgaacaaatttatcagaagtccatatttatgtggatgtctatatgggacaaacaatttttttagacaATTATAGAACATAGTCACGAAAATCaatcctaaaatatataatttaaaaaaactatttaaacaaactatcaaaatttttaatattacaccaaataaaaatataagaccAACTATATTCTCTTCGTGTATAATGTATTGTGGTAAGattcaaataaattaatttattttacagtaaggaaaaactagatttttaatttcaaatttacagtaaaaacataacattttataaaactaaacaattgatataatagtgaaaaaaaatcaaaatactatCCGCGTGTAGCGCGGACAAGGACCTAGTGATTCTAAAAGTTGTGCGGTATACGTCAGAAAAATGAATGCAAagacaatgaaaaaaaaacaaacatatctaaaaatttatGATTGCTTTGGCaataaaaatgggtaaaataaaatttattttgtagtTTCCTTCAATATTTTCCTCCTCGTTTGTTTTTAgagttattttcatatatagacacattttaagtttttattacacAAGAAGACACATTCTACTCCTTAGACACTTTCTTTAACTCATTTCATTCATTTCTAACCAAAACATAACTAGTAGGACCCACTCACttatttcatcttcttcttcattttttttctaacaaaagCAACAATAGCTTGGTTTTGCAAAAATGGCAGATTCGTTTTAGATTGAGGCGGAAGTGGCAGCGTCAAAATTCTATCTAACTGATTCCATATCATTTATCATTAATTTGAATCTTAGAATCTGAACAAAGCCTCTCTCCACCGCAAATAACACTATCGTTGTTCGTCATCACGTCTTTCTCTTCATGATCAATATCTGCTGCCACCGTGAAATCATCTCGTTCAAGCTTCCTCTTATGTTTAATTAGCCAACTAACCTTTTTCTTCCGCCAAGATCTCAGTATCGTGAACTGACAGATCTAATGGGGCAAATTCTTAATTTTTGCACATCTGATCCCttacattttcaatttttttattttgaccccaaaatttttaaatgcgcACAACTAACCTCTCGATTTGAACCAAAACGTCTTATTCTGTAATTCATCCCATGCTTTATGCAATTATGTAATCATAATGCAATACTAGCATCTAAATGAAatctaaaatgattaaaataaccTAAAATAAAATCTTGAAACCACTAAAATCATGATATATAAATGAGTATTAAAGAAATACCAAatgctaaaaaaatattaaaatcttatGTTTGACTTGATCTATcttcttatttattttggtaTTTGTTTAAGCAATGGACAATTCACATGTATGTGTACAAATTCACCATAAACATTGATGGATTTGTTACTTATCACTGACTTGATCTATGTTTATGATTCACATTCGAAGTAAACGCGTACACGTCAAAGGGTATAAATTTGGTTGTGTGCGCGTACACATGTACATCATTTTGGCGTGTACACATGTATATCAGAAGGTAAATCAAAAGAATGTAGTTGTTTGTGTTAAATTACAAGCCCATTAATATTTGTGGCGAATCTATGCACATATAGGTGGATTGGTGGTTGCTAATCGAAATACCATAATAGATAATacaatatatcaaattttacaaaTGATATGTATACATGTGCACATGTGTACATGTTTATATGTGTACATGATTATATTTGTACATATGTacatttttatgtgtgtatatatattattaaaacaataagTATGCAGATActgttaaaataattatttatggatTGATGTACATGTGAATGGTGAACATTGACttgatatatttttgtgattaacatTCGAAGTAAACGTGTATACGTCAAAGGGTATAATTTGGTTTTGTACTCGTACACGTGTACAACATTTGACGTGTACACGTGTATATCGGAGGGTAAATCAAAAGAATGTAGTTGTTTGtgttaagtttaaaattataacacaaaatatcagaaaacacaaaaaatgaaAGTGTTAAACTGCTTGTCTGTCTCTCTTCCTATAGTTCCTACCATCCACAATTAATGGGTCACCCACGTTCGCTCCCTCGGTTTCATCCCGTTCCAACGGTCGGTGCATACATTTTCCAAGATTCGAAATCATTTTTATGTACTTTAGCATCACTCATACGATGGCTAACATGGCTTTGATACCACTTATAACGCTCCGACCGTCCACGACCAATGAACCGCCCAACCCCGCTCACTCGGTCTGTGGCTCCATCTTGTCCAACGGTCGGtgaataaattttctaaagctCAAATTCATTGATTACTGACCTGCAATCACCATATTACCTTTCCCCGTACTTTGGTCTCACTCACATGATAGCTAACCCGACTCTAATATCACTTATAACGTTCTGACCGTCCACAGCTAATGGATCGCCCACGCCCGCTCACTCCGCCCATGGACCTCATTCTGTTCCAACGGTCGGTGCGTAAAATTTTCAAAGCTCGGAATCATTGTTTATTGATCTTGTAATCATCACATGACCTTTCTTCGTActttggcctcactcacacGGTATCACGGACCACTTTACGATAAGTTACTCATCCTTCCGCTACTCCAGTTCAATCACGCTTAACACTAGAGTTCTAAATGGATGTGTGACGAAAAaaagtaagtcaactttggtgacatagataGCAAAATCAATCTTTTTAAGCCTTTTCATATATCATAATTCGAGATGTTACACTGCCGTTCATTTTCAGTTTTGTCAGCGTCGTCAAAACCTCTAAGGTGTTGTTTGTTTGCTCATCTAAGTGATCTATCTGGGTAAACATGCAAATCGATGTTCGTTTTGTGCATTAAAATGttacatccagatggatcacccaaCTGCATTTGTGAAAACTCACATCAAATTTTCATTCAATTGAGGGTGAGTCTTCACGGAACATTTGGATGAGGGTGAGTCCtcaccaaaaaataaatttcccGTCAAAACCACAAACATATTTTCCTACCAAAACCGGATAAAATACACTTTCATGTCAAAActgaaaaaacacattttcccgctaAGATcgtaaaaaaagaatttttccgccaaaactgcaaaaacactctttcccgccaaaaccataaaaaaatcattttttgtcaaaatcGTAAAACAAGCTTTTCCACAAAAATCATAATAAGGAAGTTTCCcaccaaaacaagaaaatacaattttcttccaaaaccagaaaaacataattttccgccaaaaccgtaaaacgcACATTTTCCTCAAAAACGTAATTTTGCGTCAAAATCGAAAAACAATTTTTTCCTTCAAAACCGAGAAAACGCAATTTCCTATCAAAACCAGAAAACCACAATTTCCCGCAAAAACTGGAAAAATGCAATTTCCCGCCATAAccgtaaaaatgtattttcccgctaAACCCGTAAAGATGTACTTTTTGCCAAAATCGCAAAGACacattttttcgccaaaactggaaaaacaTTATTTCTCGTCAAAACCGGAATGCACACTTTCCCGTCAAATAtggaaaacgcaatttcccaCTAAAACgagaaaaacacaatttcccgctaaaaccagAGAAACACAATTTCTCGCTAAAACCAGAAAATCacaatttcccgctaaaactagaaaacacacaatttaccgccaaaactggaaaaacgCACCTTCCTGCCAAAGTCGAAAAAACataatttcccgccaaaaccgtaaaaatatattttcctgataaaaccataaaacgcattttcccgccaaaacgaaAAGACAAATTTCATGTCAAAAGCAGAAAAATACAATTTctcgccaaaactgaaaaacacaatttcccgTCAAATCGAGAAAGACGTAATTTCTtgcaaaaacaagaaaaaatgcaatttttcgccaaaaccaaaaaacacaCAACTTCCCGCCCAAACTGGGAAAATTCAAATATCTGTTAAGGCTgcacaaatgtttttttctgccaaaaccggaaaaacgtaaTTTCCTGCAAAAAACGGGAAAATGCAAATATCTGTTAAGGCTGCAGAAATgcactttcccgccaaaaccgaaaaatcttaaTTTTAGTTCAAATCTAGAAAAACgtaatttcccgccaaaactacaaaaacgtAATTTTCCATTAAAATCGTAAAACTCtaattttccgccaaaaaaatatttttttgtcatcaacttattGAGACTCATGCTGATTCTGTGAACCAAACCGGAAAatattgatccatgtgaacgacgaaaaacGGTTGTTTTCTAACACTGCATGCTAGGCTATCCGCCAAAAACATAAAACCATGATTTTTCGTCAAAACCATAAAAGTGCACTTTTCCCTCTAAAttgtaaaatttcaattttccgtcaaaaccgtaaaaccaCAATATAATTAAACATAAGATTATTAATTCAAAACAATGGTATATAAGTCATTTATTTATTAAGCTCATCCAGATAGAAATAGAGATACGTAAACAAACATTAGTTCATTTGGATAGTTTATCTATATGTTCTATCTTGATAGAGAAAGGAGCATAGTCAAACTACATCAGATGGATCATTTGTATAAATCATCTTAGATGAATCATTTGAAAGGAGTTGACAGATGTATCTCTCTTCGTTTTTTCACTGTCTGTTGTTAAATATCTGAACAAATTGAataaagaagcaaaaaaaaaaacatatttcttTTGAACCGTGTTCTCTTCGCGTAATAAAGATTCTCTTTTGGATCAGCTTATTATTTGACTGGCTGAttctatttttaaactaaataatgATAAAAGGGAGGGTCCCTTTCTTCGCAAAATGTGAGGCTCTTTTGGTGTAGCCTTTATCCAAAGAACCAAAGCTGATAAGACATCACTTATTACTCTGTAATAACTCAAACCCCTTTTCCTTACTCAGAAAAGTCACCAAACGGTTTCAAGTTTGGTCTCATCTCAGGCGAAACTGCTCCAAATGGTTATCGATTTCTAGGTGCAGGAATTAATCTTAGGGGCAAGAAAACTCGAGTTCTGTTCTTACAAAAAGATGGCAGAGAGGGTAGAAGGATCTGTAGCACAAGGAGAAAACACGATCGAAGAAAGACACGTAGGAGCTATGTGGGAGCTAGAGCAGAAACTTGATCAACCCATGGATGAAGAAGCTAATAAGCTCAAGAACATGTACAGAGAAAAGGTCTTCACTTTCTCTATACAAGAGTTTAATTCTAATGGTTACTCTGTTCTGAGAAAGTGAGAAAGTTTAAATGTTTTTGATCAGGGCTTGTCGATGTTGATGCTACTGAGACTATCATTCCAAAGCTTAGGGATAGTGTACGGAGATTTAGGGACTTCTCCGTTGTATGTGTTCTACAATACATTCCCTGATGGAATCAGTGATAGTGAAGATGTAATCGGAGCTCTGTCTTTGATCATTTACTCTCTCTTACTTATACCTCTCATCAAGTACGTCATCATCGTTTGCAAAGCCAATGACAACGGTCAAGGTAAAGCTAGGCTTAGACTCAATGTTGCTTTTAACCAAACCGGTTTAGTTTATAACTCAAATGTTTAATGTGTAGGTGGGACTTTAGCTATATACTCGTTGCTTTGTAGGCATGCTAAAGTGAAGCTAATCCCAAATCAGCAACGCAGCGATGAGGATCTCACTACTTATAGTCGAACGTTGCTCCCTGAAGGGTCTTTTGCTGCTAAAACAAAGAAGTGGTTAGAGAGtaaagaatcaagaaagagagcTCTTCTGTTCATTGTTCTTCTTGGAACTTGTATGATGATCGGTGATGGTATCTTAACCCCAGCTATCTCAGGTAACTAGCTTCTTCCCTTTCCTTTTTTTGAATGACTAAGAGGTTCTGGACCCGTAGGTCTGTACATCCTCCTATAGTGAGGTCCAAACCATTTTAAATTCATTCTCCTTTGGAGTGGAGACCTCTCCCAACGGAATTTGAACTTCTGACCCCTTACACACCTATTAGATAATCTAAGGATCCGAATGGTAACATGCGGTGCGGTTAGTCACCAGTCGAAGCCTAAGAGTTATATCGATTAGGGCAACTCCTCGTTAGTCTTTCTTTTTAAGTTCACTAAAAACTCTTTAGCTTACATAACCTTCTTTGAACAGTTCTTTCAGCTACTGGTGGGATCAAAGTCATCAGTCCAAAGATGAGCAGCGGTAACGTTTTACCTTATCCCAGTTCGATTTAGTTTTTTCTCACGTTGctatgttccttttttttttcttgcagatATTGTTGTGCTTGTGTCTATCATCATCTTAATAGGACTGTTCAGCATGCAACACTATGGCACAGACAAAGTGGGATGGCTCTTTGCTCCCATAGTCTTTATCTGGTTCCTCTTCATTGGAGCCACTGGAATGTACAACATCTGCAAACACGACACAAGCGTTTTGAAAGCGTTTTCGCCGACATATATCTACTTATACTTTAAAAGACGAGGACTAGACGGTTGGATCTCGCTAGGTGGAATTCTTCTCAGCATAACAGGCACTGAAGCACTATACGCAGACATTGCTTACTTCCCCTTACTAGCGATACAGCTCGCTTTCACGTTCTTTGTGTTCccttgtcttcttcttgcatACTGTGGACAAGCTGCGTATCTTGTGAACAACAAAGATCATTACAAAGACGCCTTCTATGCATCTATGCCTGGTTAGTCCCCTCTAAGTAAAACATACATAGTGCTTGTTTTACAGAACACTCACAACTCTCTTGTGGTTTGAAAATTCTACAGATAGTGTGTACTGGCCAATGTTTGTAGTCGCCACAGGAGCTGCAATAGTTGGGAGCCAAGCTACAATCTCAGGGACTTACTCTATAATCAAGCAGGCAGTGTCTCATGGATGTTTCCCTCGTGTTAAGATTGTTCATACTTCCAAGAAGTTCCTTGGACAGATCTATTGTCCTGACATTAACTGGATACTTATGGTCGGCTGCATTGCTGTCACTGCTAGTTTCAAGAACCAGAGCCAAATAGGAAATGCATATGGTAAGATGTAGAGGTCTCAGATAATGTTATTTGTCTTTGcgtctgaatgtttttttgtatATCTTAGGGACTGCTGTTGTGCTCGTGATGCTTGCTACCACGTTACTAATGATCCTGATCATGCTTCTCGTGTGGAGGTGTCACTGGATCCTTGTCCTTATATTCGCAGTCCTCACACTAGTGCCAGAGTTGTCTTACTTCTCGGCCGTGATATGGAAGATAAATCAAGGAGGATGGGTTCCACTCATCATCGCAGCTATCTCTCTTCTTGTAATGTCGGTTTGGCATTACGCAACGGTCAAGAAGTATGAGTTtgaagtgcacagtaaagtctCCATGAGTTGGATACTTGGTCTTGGTCCTAGTCTTGGTCTTGTTCGTGTCCCTGGGATAGGGTTGGTCTACACGGAGTTAGCTAGTGGTGTCCCTCACATCTTCTCTCATTTCATCACTAACTTGCCTGCGATTCACtcagttgttgtctttgtttgCGTCAAGTACCTTCCCGTTTACACCGTCCCTGAAGAAGAGAGGTTTCTTGTCAAGAGAATTGGACCAAAGACATTCAGAATGTTCCGTTGTGTAGCCAGGTAATGTCCTAGCTTCTTCTATGTTCTTTTGTAGCATTATTGTTGGAAACTTGTTAGTGTAACAAAAGAGTTTAAATTCTCTTTTAAAACAGGTATGGTTACAAAGATCTACATAGGAAAGATGATGATTTCGAAAACAAACTGTTGAACAACCTCTTCTCATTCATCCGAATCGAAACTATGATGGAGCCAGGTTCAAACTCAAGCACATACAGCAGCGCTTATTCACTCAACCATACACAAGAGTCTAAAGATGAATTGATCCATAACAATAACAACCACcacaacagcaacaacaacaacattgaTGAGTTCTCATCGATGGTGGACTACACGGTATCGACATTAGACACGATAGTTCCTGCTGATAATAGGATGAGTTTCAGTCAGAACAACACggtggaggaagaggaagatgaggaggaggatgagTTGCAGTATCTAAAGACATGTAAAGAGTCGGGGGTTGTTCACATCATGGGAAACACTGTGGTGAAAGCGAGAAATGGATCATGGCTTCCGAAAAAGATAGCTATTGATTATGTTTATGCTTTTCTTGCTAAGATTTGTAGGGAGAATAGTGTTATCTTGCATGTTCCTCATGAAACCCTTTTGAACGTTGGTCAAGTCTTTTATGTTTAGTTCTTTTTTGTGTATATGTAAAACAAGTACAGATAAAAGgggaataaagaaaaaaaaaagataccactagacaaatataaatattatgacGTTGGTGTGATTTGTGTTTCATGACTTGGAAGTCCTTGCACACAATCCCAAGAACCAAGATCAAACATGTGATCATACTTGGGTTGACATTCCATTAATGAGGCCATCCATGATTATGATTCAAATTTAGATCTCTTCGACTAAACTTTAATCCGAATGGTAACAGCGGattgagcggtgcgggacaagcggtttGACTGCGGTGCGGTTCTgacagttataaaaacgtatagatatatggtatatgtagaaatttttgttactgttgACTGCGGTACGGTGCGGGACGGATGTTACCATTCGAAGTCTAAGTTGGTCTTGTCTAGTGtcttttgtttaaaaagtagtGATTAGTCCCATAAAGCAGCAGAGGCTGCAAAGCTGAgaatttatataacaaaatatttttttttactcttcaACTATGTATTTTTTGGAGCCTTGACATTGAGCTCGACTAGGCAGATATATTATGTGACAGAATAATATACTCAACGCTAGACATTACTAATTACCTCAATACGGTTTTCTATTTT
The sequence above is drawn from the Brassica napus cultivar Da-Ae chromosome A8, Da-Ae, whole genome shotgun sequence genome and encodes:
- the LOC106437879 gene encoding potassium transporter 9, producing MAERVEGSVAQGENTIEERHVGAMWELEQKLDQPMDEEANKLKNMYREKGLSMLMLLRLSFQSLGIVYGDLGTSPLYVFYNTFPDGISDSEDVIGALSLIIYSLLLIPLIKYVIIVCKANDNGQGGTLAIYSLLCRHAKVKLIPNQQRSDEDLTTYSRTLLPEGSFAAKTKKWLESKESRKRALLFIVLLGTCMMIGDGILTPAISVLSATGGIKVISPKMSSDIVVLVSIIILIGLFSMQHYGTDKVGWLFAPIVFIWFLFIGATGMYNICKHDTSVLKAFSPTYIYLYFKRRGLDGWISLGGILLSITGTEALYADIAYFPLLAIQLAFTFFVFPCLLLAYCGQAAYLVNNKDHYKDAFYASMPDSVYWPMFVVATGAAIVGSQATISGTYSIIKQAVSHGCFPRVKIVHTSKKFLGQIYCPDINWILMVGCIAVTASFKNQSQIGNAYGTAVVLVMLATTLLMILIMLLVWRCHWILVLIFAVLTLVPELSYFSAVIWKINQGGWVPLIIAAISLLVMSVWHYATVKKYEFEVHSKVSMSWILGLGPSLGLVRVPGIGLVYTELASGVPHIFSHFITNLPAIHSVVVFVCVKYLPVYTVPEEERFLVKRIGPKTFRMFRCVARYGYKDLHRKDDDFENKLLNNLFSFIRIETMMEPGSNSSTYSSAYSLNHTQESKDELIHNNNNHHNSNNNNIDEFSSMVDYTVSTLDTIVPADNRMSFSQNNTVEEEEDEEEDELQYLKTCKESGVVHIMGNTVVKARNGSWLPKKIAIDYVYAFLAKICRENSVILHVPHETLLNVGQVFYV